A stretch of Thermodesulfobacteriota bacterium DNA encodes these proteins:
- a CDS encoding glycosyltransferase family 4 protein has product MKILFIRQYAPGFFSTFIDKDFDILREEHEVVRFDFRGFQDLPAMVKKVQWCDLTFSWFGKLHAFFAVLLSKLLDKKSIVVSGDDDVTNYIVAGKPYGLCAHPIKRYFAYFIFSHTDLAIAISEFGLQETIFNAKADPKRTMLIYHGFDHSTFKLLPGIIKQGNIVITVAHINEENYHRKGLKLFVDCANLMKDINFIIVGPSDLNTLNLLKNRAGSNVSFIGPQYGQNLIETLGKASVYVQASEWESFGCSVAEAMLCECVPVVSKRTGLPEVVGDAGYYLEYLSPQELADTIKTALVNPQVGKLARQRIIEHFPLEKRRKELLETTKSLMGGMKS; this is encoded by the coding sequence ATGAAGATTCTTTTTATAAGACAGTATGCACCAGGTTTTTTTAGTACTTTTATTGATAAAGATTTCGACATTTTGCGAGAGGAACATGAAGTAGTTCGATTCGATTTCAGGGGATTTCAAGATTTGCCAGCTATGGTGAAAAAAGTCCAATGGTGCGATTTAACCTTCTCGTGGTTTGGCAAACTCCACGCTTTTTTCGCAGTTCTGTTATCTAAGCTCCTTGATAAAAAATCGATTGTTGTTTCAGGAGATGATGATGTCACAAATTACATAGTTGCAGGTAAACCTTATGGGCTCTGTGCTCACCCCATAAAGAGATATTTTGCATATTTTATTTTTAGCCACACTGATCTTGCTATAGCCATCTCTGAATTTGGCTTACAGGAGACGATTTTTAACGCAAAAGCCGATCCAAAAAGAACAATGCTGATTTATCATGGTTTTGATCACTCGACATTTAAATTATTACCAGGAATCATAAAACAGGGAAATATTGTAATCACAGTTGCGCATATTAATGAGGAAAATTATCATAGAAAGGGACTTAAACTATTTGTTGATTGTGCAAATCTGATGAAGGATATCAATTTTATAATAGTGGGGCCTTCGGATTTAAATACATTGAATTTATTAAAAAATAGAGCTGGCTCAAATGTTTCTTTTATTGGGCCCCAGTATGGGCAAAATTTAATAGAGACTTTAGGCAAAGCATCAGTATACGTTCAAGCGTCGGAATGGGAAAGTTTTGGCTGTTCCGTTGCAGAAGCTATGTTGTGCGAGTGTGTTCCTGTGGTATCTAAACGAACTGGTTTGCCAGAAGTTGTTGGTGATGCTGGTTATTATTTAGAGTATCTAAGCCCGCAAGAGTTGGCTGATACAATTAAAACTGCTCTCGTAAATCCTCAAGTTGGAAAGTTGGCACGCCAAAGAATTATAGAACACTTTCCATTGGAAAAACGAAGAAAAGAGCTGCTGGAAACGACAAAATCTTTAATGGGTGGTATGAAGTCGTGA
- a CDS encoding acyltransferase: MNNVFIHPSAEVSKNSSIGKGTKIWNHVQIREGAKIGDNCIVGKDVYIDKGVKIGNNTKIQNGISLYNGIIIEDDVLLGPHCVFTNDLYPRSFIADYKIYPILIKRGASIGANATIVCGITIGKYAMIGAGSVVTKNVPDHGFVLGNPARLRGFVCHCGKRLKIMRRLDNHMILICEHCHEKLDISLLAIDAIVDIYQLEDD; the protein is encoded by the coding sequence ATGAATAATGTGTTTATTCATCCATCAGCAGAAGTTTCAAAAAATTCATCTATTGGTAAGGGGACAAAAATCTGGAATCATGTTCAAATAAGGGAAGGTGCAAAAATTGGAGACAACTGTATCGTAGGCAAGGATGTTTATATTGATAAGGGCGTAAAAATTGGAAATAATACGAAAATCCAAAACGGAATTTCGCTTTACAATGGAATTATTATTGAAGATGATGTTTTATTAGGTCCACATTGTGTTTTTACAAATGATTTATATCCTAGGTCATTTATTGCAGATTATAAAATTTATCCTATCCTTATCAAACGGGGGGCTTCAATAGGGGCTAATGCGACTATCGTATGTGGTATTACAATTGGGAAATATGCAATGATAGGAGCAGGATCAGTTGTCACAAAAAATGTTCCGGACCATGGGTTTGTTCTGGGCAATCCAGCTCGTCTCCGTGGTTTTGTTTGTCATTGTGGAAAACGTCTGAAAATTATGCGGAGACTTGATAATCATATGATCCTTATTTGTGAGCACTGCCATGAAAAACTTGATATTTCTTTATTAGCAATTGATGCTATAGTGGATATCTACCAGCTTGAGGATGATTAA
- a CDS encoding glycosyltransferase family 2 protein, protein MSKLVSIIIPFKDEEKYLQKCLNSVTSQTYNNIEIILVDGMSQDNSAKIATNFVALHPNIYIYENQKLNSAAGLNIGIKKSRGEIVIILGAHSEVFPDYVSKSVDLLEKTEAVVVGGVLNTMGNGYFGEIIAVVLSSAFGTGSKFRFKHSPQFVDTVPFGAYRASIFKEIGLFNEDIPRCEDLELNHRIINAGGKIYIHPDIKATYYCRRKLTGFMKQSYGNGYDIVRAFLQNRNAVSIRHLVPFVFLFSIIILLATSCLWRISKILLISVVSVYILSSIFFSIKLSFHYKIKYLPCLPVVFAILHLSYGVGSFVSFIKSFRREILTKLLSFYLFASFALWSFRTHI, encoded by the coding sequence GTGAGTAAACTTGTTTCAATAATTATACCTTTTAAGGATGAGGAAAAGTATTTACAAAAGTGTCTAAACTCTGTAACCAGTCAGACATACAATAATATTGAGATTATTCTTGTTGATGGAATGTCTCAAGATAACTCAGCTAAGATCGCAACTAATTTTGTTGCTCTTCACCCGAACATTTATATTTATGAGAACCAAAAATTGAATTCGGCTGCCGGACTTAATATTGGCATAAAAAAATCTCGTGGGGAAATCGTTATTATTTTAGGGGCACATTCAGAAGTTTTTCCTGATTATGTTTCAAAAAGTGTAGACTTGTTAGAAAAAACTGAAGCGGTTGTAGTTGGGGGCGTGTTAAACACTATGGGAAATGGGTATTTTGGCGAAATTATTGCAGTTGTTCTTTCTTCGGCTTTCGGAACTGGGTCAAAATTCAGATTTAAACATTCTCCTCAGTTCGTTGATACAGTCCCGTTTGGAGCATACAGGGCAAGTATTTTTAAAGAAATTGGTTTGTTTAACGAGGATATTCCTAGATGCGAAGATCTAGAATTAAATCATAGGATAATAAATGCTGGTGGGAAAATATATATTCATCCTGATATCAAAGCTACTTATTATTGTCGCAGAAAATTAACTGGTTTTATGAAACAAAGTTATGGGAATGGATACGATATAGTACGAGCGTTTTTACAAAACAGAAATGCGGTATCGATAAGGCATCTAGTACCATTTGTATTCTTATTTTCTATTATCATTCTATTAGCAACATCTTGTCTTTGGCGAATATCGAAAATTTTATTAATATCTGTCGTAAGCGTATATATCTTAAGCAGTATCTTTTTTTCAATTAAGTTGTCTTTTCATTATAAAATAAAATATCTGCCATGTTTGCCTGTTGTGTTTGCGATTCTACATCTGAGTTACGGAGTAGGTTCGTTCGTTAGTTTTATAAAAAGTTTTCGAAGAGAAATATTAACAAAGCTCCTAAGTTTTTATCTATTTGCCTCATTTGCCCTTTGGTCTTTTAGGACACATATATAA
- a CDS encoding glycosyltransferase 87 family protein, producing the protein MGIIGKTAKYFNQKTLRLLAYKNEYDLRPFLISIIILYFLIIYISSFFMSYHLFWRNYLGVPALSPGFADLRGLLSGVESYREGYDPYLDNPHDPFGRKFNYPRIWLNLSVLGITQSLTNLVGIIFAFLFFILLLLIFNKINLGELVFYALAIISPTVMLSVERGNTDLVIFMLIVLGLLILNSKKNSSFWGYFLLIISTILKLFPIFAFASVLREKKGVCIFTSIFALIIFSLYIYLSNDFFLISRNTPRSMGMSYGGLITFDWINTIIKRVLEFNIPRPTIIIIYGIFIFFIFLLSYVLAAKFGGITKDYEPSLHLDAYRTGSFIFIGTFIYGNNFDYRLIFLLIVLPQMTLWIKEQKEFSKTSKYALILLILTLYLSRLGPNYNLNIDEFINWTLLIYFIWTNLVILPNWAKKIVFLGQVKVSV; encoded by the coding sequence ATGGGGATAATTGGAAAAACTGCAAAATATTTTAACCAAAAAACTTTAAGGCTTTTAGCCTATAAAAATGAATATGACCTTAGACCCTTTCTAATTTCTATAATAATTTTATATTTCTTAATCATATATATATCATCTTTTTTTATGTCCTATCATCTCTTCTGGCGAAATTATCTTGGAGTTCCTGCTTTAAGTCCTGGTTTTGCTGATCTTAGAGGTCTTCTTTCCGGAGTTGAATCATATCGAGAGGGTTATGACCCTTATCTTGACAACCCCCATGATCCATTTGGAAGGAAGTTTAATTATCCAAGAATATGGCTTAACTTGAGTGTTTTAGGAATAACCCAGAGCTTAACAAATTTAGTTGGAATCATATTTGCCTTTCTTTTTTTTATTTTGTTGTTATTAATTTTTAATAAAATTAACCTTGGCGAGTTAGTTTTTTATGCATTAGCTATCATTTCCCCAACAGTTATGTTATCGGTTGAACGAGGAAATACTGATCTTGTTATTTTTATGTTGATAGTCTTAGGATTGTTAATTTTAAATTCAAAAAAAAATTCGAGTTTCTGGGGGTATTTCCTATTAATTATTTCGACTATTCTTAAATTATTTCCCATTTTTGCATTTGCCAGTGTTTTAAGAGAGAAAAAAGGTGTTTGTATATTCACTTCTATTTTTGCATTAATAATTTTTTCTCTATATATTTATCTGAGCAACGATTTTTTTCTCATTAGCCGAAACACCCCTCGTTCTATGGGAATGTCTTATGGAGGACTTATAACTTTTGATTGGATTAACACCATTATTAAAAGGGTTTTAGAATTTAATATACCCCGTCCAACAATAATAATCATTTATGGGATATTTATTTTCTTTATTTTTTTATTATCTTATGTCCTTGCTGCTAAATTTGGAGGTATTACTAAGGATTATGAACCCTCTTTACATCTGGACGCATATAGAACTGGATCTTTCATTTTTATTGGTACATTTATCTATGGAAACAATTTTGATTATCGTCTTATTTTTTTGCTTATTGTATTGCCCCAAATGACATTATGGATTAAAGAACAAAAAGAATTCAGTAAAACATCTAAATATGCACTCATTTTATTGATTCTAACGCTCTACCTTTCCAGACTTGGCCCAAACTATAACCTCAATATTGATGAATTCATAAATTGGACACTGTTGATTTATTTTATATGGACAAACTTAGTGATATTACCCAATTGGGCCAAGAAAATTGTATTTCTTGGTCAGGTAAAGGTTTCTGTTTAG
- a CDS encoding decaprenyl-phosphate phosphoribosyltransferase produces the protein MQNVYAMLESLRPRHWIKNFVVFAGLLFSQNIFNFPLLFKVIFAFLIFCLLSSSVYILNDLTDLEEDRRHPVKSRRPLASGRLKVSHAILILIFLIPFLLGISYYLSLSFFLVALAYFLLQLAYSFSLKRIVILDVFAIACGFALRVVAGAMVIDVEISSWLLICTILLALFLGFSKRRHELVVLEGGAQKHRKVLTDYSPYLLDQMISVVTASTVVSYALYTMSRETIEKFGTRNLIFTIPFVLYGIFRYLYLIHKKEEGGNPESILVTDKPLIVSILLWAITVGIILYGR, from the coding sequence TTGCAAAACGTCTATGCTATGCTGGAAAGTCTACGCCCAAGGCATTGGATAAAAAACTTTGTTGTCTTCGCAGGGCTTTTATTTTCTCAAAACATTTTCAATTTTCCCCTGTTATTCAAAGTAATATTTGCCTTTCTTATTTTTTGCCTTCTCTCCAGCTCCGTTTACATTCTCAATGACCTTACCGACCTGGAAGAAGACAGACGCCATCCGGTTAAATCTCGCAGACCACTTGCTTCCGGAAGGCTTAAGGTCTCTCATGCCATATTAATACTGATATTTCTCATACCCTTCTTGCTGGGAATATCTTATTACCTTAGCCTGTCTTTTTTCCTTGTTGCGTTAGCTTATTTCTTACTTCAATTAGCTTACTCTTTTTCTCTGAAGCGCATAGTTATTTTAGATGTTTTTGCCATTGCCTGCGGTTTTGCACTCAGGGTTGTGGCTGGTGCAATGGTCATCGATGTAGAGATTTCCTCCTGGCTTCTAATCTGTACAATCCTTCTTGCTCTCTTCCTGGGATTTAGTAAGAGAAGACATGAATTGGTGGTGCTGGAAGGGGGGGCTCAGAAGCATAGAAAAGTTCTGACAGACTACAGCCCTTACCTGTTGGACCAGATGATCTCGGTAGTTACTGCTTCAACTGTGGTATCCTATGCCCTCTACACAATGTCCAGAGAAACGATAGAAAAGTTTGGCACCAGAAACCTTATATTCACCATACCATTTGTCCTCTACGGGATTTTTCGGTACCTGTATCTCATTCATAAAAAGGAAGAGGGAGGCAACCCGGAGAGTATTTTAGTTACAGATAAGCCTTTAATAGTTAGTATCCTTTTGTGGGCGATAACAGTAGGAATAATATTATACGGGAGATAA
- a CDS encoding DUF362 domain-containing protein yields MPISKVAALKTSPETILDDYKDLMHLAEYDKFISKDKDTLLKLNLSWTKYFPSCSSQPWQVEGVVKTLIDDGFSRERLFPVENKTVVTDPRKGAVSNKWLPILEKYGLSFIPLPEVKWVRYEFKERLLKLDKIFPEGIEIPEMFIGKNVIHLPTIKTHGHSITTGAVKNSFGGLLKEVRHYAHKYIHEVLVDLMIMQRELHPGIFAVMDGTVCGDGAGPRTMIPEIKNYILASSDSVAIDSIAARMMGFNPMEIPYIRMCHEMGLGVGNPDDIEVTGEDISDISFGFNTKRSLVIWGDQLLRKGFLRFLEKPLLNSPLVFWAPFASNLYHDYLWYPLIGKKRIREFMKTEWGKLFKG; encoded by the coding sequence ATGCCAATATCAAAAGTGGCGGCACTAAAAACCAGCCCCGAGACAATCCTGGATGATTACAAGGACTTAATGCATCTTGCAGAATACGATAAGTTTATTTCCAAAGATAAAGACACCCTTTTGAAACTCAATCTTTCATGGACAAAGTACTTTCCTTCCTGTTCTTCCCAACCCTGGCAGGTGGAAGGGGTAGTAAAAACCCTTATTGATGACGGCTTTTCCAGAGAAAGGCTGTTCCCTGTCGAGAATAAGACCGTGGTAACCGATCCCAGAAAAGGCGCTGTTAGCAATAAGTGGCTCCCTATATTGGAGAAATATGGACTCTCTTTCATACCGTTACCCGAGGTTAAATGGGTTAGATATGAGTTTAAAGAAAGACTTTTAAAACTGGACAAGATATTCCCTGAGGGAATTGAGATACCTGAGATGTTTATCGGGAAGAATGTTATTCACCTTCCAACGATAAAGACACATGGACATTCTATAACAACCGGAGCGGTTAAAAACTCCTTCGGGGGGCTGCTTAAAGAAGTAAGACACTATGCCCACAAGTATATTCATGAGGTTTTAGTCGATTTGATGATAATGCAGAGGGAGCTTCATCCCGGGATTTTTGCGGTAATGGATGGAACGGTATGCGGTGATGGTGCAGGACCAAGGACAATGATCCCTGAGATTAAGAATTACATCTTAGCCAGCAGTGATTCAGTAGCCATAGATTCCATCGCTGCCAGAATGATGGGATTTAATCCCATGGAGATCCCTTATATTCGTATGTGTCATGAGATGGGACTGGGGGTTGGAAACCCTGATGATATAGAGGTAACAGGAGAAGATATTTCTGATATAAGCTTTGGTTTTAATACAAAAAGAAGTTTAGTTATATGGGGAGACCAGCTGCTTCGAAAAGGGTTTTTGAGATTTTTGGAGAAACCCTTGCTTAATTCACCCTTAGTTTTCTGGGCACCGTTTGCCTCTAATCTTTACCATGATTATCTCTGGTATCCCCTAATTGGGAAGAAGAGAATCAGGGAATTTATGAAGACGGAGTGGGGAAAGCTGTTTAAAGGTTAA
- a CDS encoding MraY family glycosyltransferase — MRNLYLFFISLLISFLFTPLTIRLANIWQVVDNPGQVKIQKEPTPRLGGLAIFSGVFLSLLFYLILKEGEIGLQVLGVMLGAMAIFLVGLLDDIFELKPLLKFSGQLLAALIPILFGLRMEIAVSLWISVPLTLFFVLGACNALNLIDGLDGLASGVTILVSTSFLTLFLIQGNPFGALLSLMVMGSNMGFLRYNFHKAKTYMGDSGSLFLGYILAILAILCINSSQNRLSSLLAAVLILGLPVYDTALSILRRYLNKKSISVPDLGHFYNRLMTGYHLSHRKAVGVCWIISSVFGLLGIFSYISTLRIGLFILLSVGIICTIGTFRLGFLEE; from the coding sequence ATGCGCAATTTGTATCTATTTTTTATTTCACTCTTAATATCATTCCTTTTTACCCCTTTGACCATAAGGTTGGCTAACATCTGGCAGGTAGTGGATAATCCTGGTCAGGTCAAGATTCAAAAAGAGCCTACACCCCGCCTGGGCGGGCTTGCAATATTTTCAGGGGTTTTTCTTTCGCTCTTGTTTTATCTTATCCTGAAAGAGGGGGAGATTGGTCTTCAAGTATTGGGTGTCATGCTTGGTGCTATGGCAATCTTTCTGGTAGGCTTACTCGATGATATATTTGAGCTTAAACCCTTACTCAAGTTTTCTGGTCAGCTTTTGGCGGCTTTGATACCAATACTTTTTGGTTTAAGGATGGAAATTGCTGTGTCGCTATGGATATCTGTCCCCCTGACCCTGTTTTTTGTCCTGGGAGCTTGTAACGCTTTAAATCTGATAGACGGTTTGGACGGGTTAGCTTCTGGGGTGACTATCCTGGTATCAACCTCCTTTCTCACCCTCTTTTTGATACAGGGTAACCCTTTTGGTGCGCTTTTATCTTTAATGGTGATGGGGAGTAACATGGGATTTTTGAGATACAACTTCCATAAGGCTAAAACCTACATGGGAGATTCAGGGAGCCTGTTTCTGGGTTATATCCTTGCAATACTTGCAATTTTGTGCATAAATAGCTCTCAAAATAGACTGTCCTCCTTACTGGCTGCTGTCCTGATTCTGGGGTTGCCTGTCTATGATACCGCCCTAAGCATCCTCCGCCGTTATCTTAACAAGAAGTCAATTTCCGTACCTGATCTGGGTCATTTTTATAACCGGTTGATGACAGGATACCACCTTTCCCACAGAAAGGCAGTAGGAGTATGCTGGATTATAAGTTCTGTATTTGGTCTTTTGGGGATTTTTTCCTATATTTCAACCCTAAGGATCGGTCTGTTTATTCTCCTCTCTGTAGGGATAATATGCACCATTGGAACTTTCAGACTGGGGTTTTTAGAAGAATAG
- a CDS encoding DegT/DnrJ/EryC1/StrS aminotransferase family protein, whose translation MSKLAIDGGVPVRSKPFPPWPYFSEDEIGAVTRVLKSGKVNYWTGEEGHLFEKEFAESVGCNYGVTVANGSVALELALMALGIGHGDEVVVTPRTFIASASCIVIRGARPVFADVDLNSGNINAETINAVLTPKTKAIICVHLAGWPCDMGPIMDLAKKKGLFVIEDCAQAHGAKYRGRPVGSFGHIACFSFCQDKILTTGGEGGMLLTNDEAVFKKAWSYKDHGKSFDAVYPPLADSSKACWLHESIGTNLRLTEMQSAIGRVVLKKLPHWVKLRRRNAEILEEGVKEYFALRVAIPSEDVYNSYYRYSSYIRPERLNPGWDRDRIVAAINAEGIPSFSWNCSEVYLEKAFNNSQKLKVKSQKRLPNAKELGETSLIFLVHPTLAEEDMEDVLKAIDKVMRVTSHK comes from the coding sequence ATGAGTAAGCTTGCCATTGATGGGGGAGTTCCTGTAAGAAGCAAGCCCTTCCCCCCCTGGCCTTATTTTTCTGAAGATGAAATCGGGGCAGTAACCAGGGTGCTTAAATCCGGGAAGGTCAATTACTGGACCGGGGAGGAAGGACATCTTTTTGAAAAGGAGTTTGCTGAATCTGTTGGTTGTAACTATGGGGTGACAGTTGCCAATGGATCGGTAGCCCTGGAGCTTGCCCTTATGGCATTGGGTATTGGTCATGGAGATGAAGTAGTTGTTACCCCCAGAACCTTTATCGCCTCGGCAAGCTGTATTGTAATCAGAGGGGCGAGGCCGGTCTTTGCCGATGTTGATTTGAATAGCGGAAATATAAATGCAGAGACTATAAATGCAGTTTTAACACCTAAGACAAAAGCCATTATCTGTGTGCATCTAGCTGGCTGGCCCTGCGATATGGGCCCGATTATGGATCTGGCAAAAAAAAAGGGGCTTTTCGTCATCGAGGATTGTGCCCAGGCGCACGGTGCTAAATATAGAGGAAGACCTGTCGGAAGCTTTGGACATATTGCTTGTTTTTCCTTCTGCCAGGACAAGATACTGACTACAGGTGGTGAGGGCGGGATGCTCCTTACCAACGATGAAGCCGTATTTAAGAAGGCATGGAGCTATAAGGACCATGGAAAGAGTTTTGATGCGGTATATCCGCCTCTGGCGGATTCATCCAAAGCTTGCTGGCTTCACGAAAGCATCGGGACAAACTTAAGGCTTACCGAGATGCAATCGGCTATCGGAAGGGTGGTCTTGAAGAAATTGCCCCACTGGGTAAAGCTCCGACGAAGGAATGCCGAAATATTAGAAGAGGGAGTCAAAGAATATTTTGCCTTAAGGGTTGCCATACCATCTGAAGACGTTTATAATTCATATTACAGATATTCTTCGTATATCCGCCCTGAGAGGTTAAATCCCGGTTGGGACAGGGACCGAATCGTAGCGGCTATCAATGCCGAGGGGATTCCGTCTTTTTCCTGGAACTGCTCCGAGGTATATCTGGAAAAGGCATTTAATAACAGTCAAAAGTTAAAAGTCAAAAGTCAAAAGAGGTTGCCCAATGCGAAGGAGCTGGGGGAGACATCCCTTATATTTCTGGTGCATCCTACTTTGGCGGAAGAGGATATGGAAGATGTGCTCAAGGCGATAGATAAGGTGATGAGGGTAACGAGTCACAAGTAA